The sequence CGCTGGACCTCTCGCATATCGCCGGGCTGATCGCCGTGGTCGGGACGGGGGTGGACGACCTGGTCATCATCGCCGACGAGGTGATGGCCGAGCAGGTGTCCTCGCGGCGGGTCTTCCAGAGCCGATTCCGCAAGGCGCTCTGGGTCATCGGCGCAGCAGCCGCGACGACCATCATCGCGATGAGCCCGCTCGCCGTGCTCAGCCTCGGCGACCTCCGTGGGTTCGCCATCATCACCATCCTCGGCGTCATCGTGGGTGTGGTGGTCACCCGGCCCGCGTACGGTGACATCCTCCGGCGGTTGCTCACGATGGATCGCTGACCGGCCACCGAACCTTCTTGTACCGGGACCGGGCCACCGGTCGCCATGCGCTGATCGTCACCACCGGGTCGGCCACGCGGGAGTGCGACACACCGCCCGGTGTTCGTGGATTCGCGCTCGGTAGATGACCGAGCCTTCCGATTGCCCCACGTGTCGCCTGTTCGCCACGATAGCCGAACCGTTTTGCCCGTGTAAGCACTCCTCGCCGCATGGAGTACACCCTGCTCGGCGGTGGCGTGACCATCGACGCGGACCTGGTCGCCGCCGACCGGACCGCCATGGTCCGCCAGCTCGACGAGTACGCCGCTGGCGACCGGCAGGCGTTCGACCTCTCGGTCACCTATCCCGACTCGTTTGTCGGGCGAGTCATGCGGGCGATGGCCGAGATTCCGTACGGCGAGACCAGGACCTACGGCGATCTGGCAGAAACGCTGGACACGGCACCAGTCGCCGTGGGGCAGGGTGCCGGCCGGAATCCCGTGCCGCTCATCGTCCCCTGTCACCGCGTCGTCGCGGCGGATTCACTCGGGGGGTACTCGGCACCCGGCGGCGTCTCGCTCAAGGAGCGACTGCTCGCCCACGAGGGCGTGCTCGACTAGAACTGGTCGAGGTCGGCCTGCTCGGCGTCCGAGACGAGACGCTGGCAGGTCGACCACGAGGTTCTCGCACAGTCGGGGAGCTGTCCCGCCGTCGCCAGATAGTCGGTGAGAAAGGAGATCGTCGTCTCGTCGCTCGGGTACCCGCTGCCCAGGTCGGCCTCGTACCCCGCCGCCAGCGATTCGACGTGGGCGTCGCGTTCGACCTTCGCGATGATGCTCGCGGCGGCGACGAGGTCGTCGCTGTCGTCGGCACCGTGTTCTGCAGTGATGTCGAGGTCCGCCCCGACCCGCTCGCGGACCCGGTGGGCGAACCGCACTTCGTCGGTATCGCCAGCGTCGAGGAGGCCGTGGACGCCGTCCCTGGCGACCTGGGAGAGCGCCTCGGCCTGGGCGCGAACGGTCAACGTGTTCATGTCGGTCTGTGGGTCGTCGATGACGGAGGTGGTGATCTCCGCGACGCCGACGTGGACGTCCGGGTCCTCGCGGAGCGTCGCGGCCAGGGCCTCGCGGCGAGCGGGACTGAGCCGTTTCGAGTCGGCGACCCCGTCGGGGATGGTGTCGGGGTCGGCGAGCACCGCGGCTGCGAACATCGATCCCAGAACGGGCCCCTTCCCGGCTTCGTCGACCCCAAATCGCATGCTTCGGCACTCGACCGCCGGCAGGTTAGTCGTTTCGTCCCGACGCCCGGTAGAGCCGAGTCGCCCCGCCCGCGGCACGCTCAGTCCCTGAAGAAGTCGTCGTCCTCGAACGGTTCCGACTCGCCCTCGACGGCCAGTACGTCGAGGTGGGTGACCATCGCGTCGACGTCGAGGAGGCCGGCCAGGCTCGGCTCCGTCCGACCGTTGTCGCTGCTGATCAACTCCTTGATGTAGAGACCGCCCTCGCCGTGGATCTCGACGGTCGCGTGGGTGTCGTCCGACATCGTACCAGCGGCCTCGTAGACCTGGCGCTTCCGGACCTTGCTCGCCCGCCGATGGTCCACACGCTCGGGCGTCGACTGTTCGATCGTCTCCCCCTCGAGTGTCGCCATCGCCTCGTCGAGGGCGTCGGGATCCACTGACGCCCCGAACTCGACCTCGGCACGGTAGGTCTTCGACGCGTCGAGTTCCTTCACGCGTTCGACCATCTCGTAGGTCGCGAGATGGATGTCCTCGACTTCGACGGCTCCCTCGGCGAAGTCGTTGATGGCTTCTTCGAGGACGGTCACGTCGGGGGACCGCTTGCGGGGCGTCTCGACTTCGATGACGAAGGGACGGCCCGTTCCGAGCATCCGGGCGTCGATGTCCTCTCTGCCGGCGCCGTGGAACGTCGCGGAATCGCCGTCCATCGCCTCGACGACGGGAGGGGTGGTCAACTGCTCGACGCTTTCGGGGTACTGGTAGCCCGTCCCCTCGCAGTACAGACAGGGCTCACCGGCCCGCTCTCCACTGCCGCCACACTCTCGGCAGGGCCACTCGGTCTGGGGGATGCCGCGTTCGAGCTTTCGATAGCGGCCGTAGACGAACGCCGAGTTGACGTGCACCTCGACCGCGTCGCCCTCGACGTCGATGGTGGCCTGGACGTCAGGCCGGTTGAAATCCACCTCGGCGCCCGTCTCCTGCCCGACGCGCTTTCCCACCTCGCGGTTGAACTCGGATTTGAACGGTTCGCCGGCGTCGTCCGACAGTCCTGCCAGATCCCGGAGCATCGCCTCGTTCTCCTCGACGAGCGGTGGCGGACGCGTGCCGACCTGGTAGGTCTCGAACTCGACGTCGCCGATGGCGTCGACCACGCGGTCGGCCCAGTCGTCGAACGTCTCGCACAATCCCTCACAGACCCAGCATTGCTCGTCGGGAGTCTCGTAGGGCTCGTCGACGGCCATCGCGACCGCGACGCGGAGTGCCCGGCCCCGTTCGGCATTCGTCAGGCCGAAACTCCGGTCCGCGAAGGGCCGTCCCAGGCAGGCGTCGCAGACCGGTCCCTCGGCGAGGACCGCACGCGCGTCGTCCAGCAGGCTCATGGCGCCCTCTATCCGGCCGACGGCCACGTATCCTTCGATTGCGCCCGGTTGGCACAGTACCACTATGTGGGATGAGCGACACGTATGCGATATGGCCCTCCACGCAGTCGACGATCTCACGGACGCATTCGAAGCCACCCGGTCGTTCCTCTGGCCGTTCGAGTTCGGTCGCTGGGCCCGTCTCGCCCTCCTCTCGCTGTTCGTCGCGGGAACCGGCGGTGGCGGCGGTGGTGGCGGTGCGCCGGGCAACACCGTCCAGTACACCCCCGACGGCGGGACCGTCCCCGTCGACCGGTGGATGGGTGGCACGGGAGCCGACCTGGCACGGTTTTTCGAGACCAATCTCCTGGCCATCGTCGCCGTCGTCCTCGTGTTCGTCCTCCTGGGCGCACTCCTGGCGTGGATCGCCTCGATATTCGAGTTCACGTTCCTCGAGTCGATACGCAACGACGAGGTCCGCATTCGCGAGTACTCCTCGCGGTACACCGGTGCCGGCACCCGACTCTTCGCGTTCCGGCTGATCTTCGGATTCCTCGGCGTCCTCGTGGTCGGGTCGGTGGCGCTGTTGGCCGTCGGTCCCGCCCTGCTCGGTTTCGACCCGAGCTATCTCGTCCTCTTCGCCCTGCTGATACCGGTCTTCATCCTCGGTTCGGTCCTCGGGAGCATCGTCTACGTGTTCACTACCGCGTTCGTGGCACCGATCATGCTCCTCGAAGACCGCGGCGTCGTCTCCGGCTGGCGGCGCCTCTGGGGCGTCATGCGCGGCAACTGGCTGCAGTTCGGCGTCTTCGTCCTCGTCGGCCTGTTCGTGATGATCGCCGTCGGCATCGTGGTCGGCATCGCGATGGCCGTCCTCGCCATCGTCGTCGCCATCCCCTTCGCGCTCCTCTTCTTCGGCGCGGTGGCCGTCGGCATCCCCGCATTGAACGTGGTGGTGTTCGCGGTCCTCGGCATCCCCTTCGCTCTCCTCATGCTCGCGGTGGTCGCCTTCGTCCAGGTCCCCGTCCAGACCTACCTCCGCTACTGGGCCCTGCTGGTCCTCGGTGACGTCGACCCCGACCTCGACCTCGTCCCCGACCAGCGCGCGGCCATCCGCGAGTGAATCGGTCGACCTTTTCCGCTGGCCCGCCTCGCTCCCGTATGCGTCAGTTCATCGTCCTCGGGCACGACGCCCCGACGGACCCCGATTTCGCCCTCGACGACCTCGCCGGGGGTGCCGGTCGACTCGACGTCCTCTGCAGAGTCGTCTCCTCGGCCGTCTTCCTATCCCACGATATCCGCGAGGACGTCCGGGTGTATCTCGTCCTCGACGACAGCCTCACCGTCCGCATCGAGGGCAGCGAACTCCGCTACATGAACCCCGACGAGCGCAATGTCGCTTCCCTCCTGCGGTCCGCGCTGGAGGTGAAAGGCGATGCCATCGGCCACCAGGAGGCCGAGAGCACGCCCGGTATCCACATCTCGAAGCGCGGGTTCGAGCCGGTGCTGGAAACGGTGGCCCGCGACGCGACCATCCTCCAGTTGCACGAGGACGGCGACGCCATCGCGACGGTCGAACCGCCCGCAGACCCCGCGTTCGTCCTCTCGGATCATCGCGATTTCACCGAGGAGGAGACCGCGCTGCTCGAGGAGTACGCCGAGCATCGCGTGCGTCTCGGCCCGGAGATCCTGCACGCGGACCACGCCGTGACGGTGGTCCACAACTGGCTCGACACCGACGGCTTCGCCCGGTATTAGCCGCGCTTTCGGAAGCGTTAAAGGCACTCACGGACCTATTTCCCCGTGCGGGCCGGTGGGGTAGCTTGGTATCCTTCGGCCTTCGGGTGGCCGTAACCGCGATTCAAATTCGCGCCGGCCCACTACCTATATACCCCTTTTCCAGCCTTCACTGACAGGTTTAGCGGGTTTTCGGGGGTGTCGTCAATGAGGGGTGGTGCCCCTCGTCTCGACGACTCTTACACGGCCGAGGATGATCCAGGCCGAGAACTTCCGATCTGCAACTATTGCGGTGAGTACATCGAGCAGGTCGGCCAGAATTGTCCGGCGCTCGACAAGGGGGCGTGCCGGCCATGATCCGGGCGTCACCCCCAGGGGTGTATACAATCGGCCCACCCCTGTATACACCTATTCGCCGGGGCTACGAGGGCACTACCGCCAGAATATTCGGGTGTATACACCCCTCCCCCTCCCCGGAACGCGAGACTCGCTCAAGCGCCCCCGGGGGCGTACATGGCCGCGCGGCATATTGCCGGCGAAGCCGGCAGCGGGCGGGTGCGCACACACGCGAGGCCGGCGGTCGGAGGTGGTCGGCGTGAGCACCACGCCAATCACGGCACGGGTCGACGAGGACCTGGCCGCCACTCTCGACGACGTCATTCCGGAGCACATGACGCGGTCGGAAGCCGTCGCCGCCGCGGTCGAGCGCTTCATCGAGGCGACCGAACCGGCCGATCTCGACGGCGACCTCGACGAACTCCCGGACACGGCACGTCGTGGCTACCGAGAGCTTCTCGACCTTACCAACGGCGGAGGTCGCATCGACAAGTTGGCCGCCGACCCGGCGCTCGCCGAGGCGACGAGCAAGTCGAAGGCGAAGGCCGAGACGAACCAGGGGCCGGGTCGGTCGGCCCTGGAGGTCGCCGTTCTCAACCCGCTCGTGAATGCCGGTCTCGTCGACGTCATCCAGGGGATCGACCACGTCGCCTACCACGTCCGCCCACTCTCGCCGGAGGTCGGTTCGGCATGACCGACCCGCTTCGCTTTTCTCGCGCCGAAGCCCGATTCGAGCACGCCGACCGGTACGACCGCGGCAGCCGCTACAACGACCGCCACCT is a genomic window of Halanaeroarchaeum sp. HSR-CO containing:
- a CDS encoding methylated-DNA--[protein]-cysteine S-methyltransferase codes for the protein MEYTLLGGGVTIDADLVAADRTAMVRQLDEYAAGDRQAFDLSVTYPDSFVGRVMRAMAEIPYGETRTYGDLAETLDTAPVAVGQGAGRNPVPLIVPCHRVVAADSLGGYSAPGGVSLKERLLAHEGVLD
- the rnhB gene encoding ribonuclease HII — translated: MRFGVDEAGKGPVLGSMFAAAVLADPDTIPDGVADSKRLSPARREALAATLREDPDVHVGVAEITTSVIDDPQTDMNTLTVRAQAEALSQVARDGVHGLLDAGDTDEVRFAHRVRERVGADLDITAEHGADDSDDLVAAASIIAKVERDAHVESLAAGYEADLGSGYPSDETTISFLTDYLATAGQLPDCARTSWSTCQRLVSDAEQADLDQF
- a CDS encoding tRNA pseudouridine(54/55) synthase Pus10 codes for the protein MSLLDDARAVLAEGPVCDACLGRPFADRSFGLTNAERGRALRVAVAMAVDEPYETPDEQCWVCEGLCETFDDWADRVVDAIGDVEFETYQVGTRPPPLVEENEAMLRDLAGLSDDAGEPFKSEFNREVGKRVGQETGAEVDFNRPDVQATIDVEGDAVEVHVNSAFVYGRYRKLERGIPQTEWPCRECGGSGERAGEPCLYCEGTGYQYPESVEQLTTPPVVEAMDGDSATFHGAGREDIDARMLGTGRPFVIEVETPRKRSPDVTVLEEAINDFAEGAVEVEDIHLATYEMVERVKELDASKTYRAEVEFGASVDPDALDEAMATLEGETIEQSTPERVDHRRASKVRKRQVYEAAGTMSDDTHATVEIHGEGGLYIKELISSDNGRTEPSLAGLLDVDAMVTHLDVLAVEGESEPFEDDDFFRD
- the trmY gene encoding tRNA (pseudouridine(54)-N(1))-methyltransferase TrmY is translated as MRQFIVLGHDAPTDPDFALDDLAGGAGRLDVLCRVVSSAVFLSHDIREDVRVYLVLDDSLTVRIEGSELRYMNPDERNVASLLRSALEVKGDAIGHQEAESTPGIHISKRGFEPVLETVARDATILQLHEDGDAIATVEPPADPAFVLSDHRDFTEEETALLEEYAEHRVRLGPEILHADHAVTVVHNWLDTDGFARY
- a CDS encoding ribbon-helix-helix domain-containing protein → MSTTPITARVDEDLAATLDDVIPEHMTRSEAVAAAVERFIEATEPADLDGDLDELPDTARRGYRELLDLTNGGGRIDKLAADPALAEATSKSKAKAETNQGPGRSALEVAVLNPLVNAGLVDVIQGIDHVAYHVRPLSPEVGSA